The following DNA comes from Massilia sp. KIM.
GGCTAAGCAAACCAGCTTCCCCCTTTCGCCAAGGCGCCATCACCGGCGCCATCAGCGCTCCCCGGGCGGGCGGGGAGTGGCGCGCATACGCGACGCGCCATACGAGACGCGCCAGCGCCAGAGGCAACACCGCCAGCTCGGCCCGGAACGCCCACAAGCCGGCCGTGCCGGACAGGCCGTGCAGCCAGCTGCCCAGCATCGCGCGCACGCCACGACCCGATGGCATGCGCGGTTCGGCCAGCCGTTGGCCGATGCCGAATTCTATCAGCACCAGCGCAATGAGCACGCAGATGCGCACCAGGCGCCTGGCGCGGCGCAGCTCGTCGCGCCAGGAACTCATTCGCCCTTTTCCCCACCTTGGGCCATCTGTTCGAACACGCCGTCGCGCCGTATCCAGAGGTGATACAGGGCCGCGCCGAGGTGGGCCATGATGGTGAAGAACAGCAGGTAGGCGAGCACGCGGTGCAGCGGACGCAGGACGCCGTACAGGACCGCGTCGTGGGGCAGGATGGGCGGCAGATGGAGACCGTCGACGACGGTCACCGGATAGGCGCCGGCCGAGAGCATCGCCCAGCCGACCAGCGGCATCGCCAGCATCAGCGCGTAGAGCAGCCAGTGGGAAGCGGTGGCGGCCAGCGCCTGGATGCGGGGCAGGTCGGCGGGCAAGGGCGGTGGCGGGTTGCGCCAGCGGTTGATCAGCCGCACGACGGCCAGCACCAGGATCAGCAGCCCGAGCGGGCGGTGCAGGTCGAGCAGCAACTCGCGGTGCCGCAGCGAGACCACCATCGCCGCGCCCACGAACAGCATCGCGAGGATCGCGGCGGCCATGGACCAGTGCAGCACCCGGGCCGGGAGATTGAAGTGGGATGGGCGGCTCATCGGGCGTTTCCTTCCACGCGGGCGCCCTGGCTGACTTCGCGCTCGCGGCGATTGAACGAGACCGAGTACACGGACGAGCGTGCGTGCAGCACCGGGTCCCCGGAGGCCACGATCCCTTTCGGCAGGATGAGCGGGTCGAAGTTCAGATCCAGGCAGGGCCCGTTCGCCTGCGCCTCGGCGCGCGTCATGGTGAGGGTGCCCATCACCGTCTCGGGCCGGCTGTCAGGCCAGGGTTTGGATGGATCCTCGATCGGGTCGCCGGGGGCCGCGAACTGCATGACCATGTCCCACTTCAGGGGACCCTGCGCCAGCCGGCGCTCGAGGTCGGCGGCCAGGAAGTCGCGGTCGGCTGCGGCCAGCTGCGCCGGATCGGCGGCGGCGAAGGCCGCGTGCGGGCGCATCGACCAGCGTACGGCGCGCGCCATGCCATCGGCGCCGGTGAGGAAGAAGGCGTTGACGCCATTGAAACGGGTATTGGCGAAGCTGTCGGAAGCCCGGGCGCTCTTGGACCAGGCCATGAAATTGGCGATTTCCGGATAGCGCGCCAGCACAGCCTTCATCTTGCCAGGATCGGGCTGGCCGGTGGCAGGATCGGGCAGCCTGGCCGCGTTCAGGGCCTGGAAACCTTCCGGCGTCGACGAGGCAAAGAAGGGGAAGCTGTTCATCGCCAGGCGCCACTCTTCTCCGTCGTCGGTCTTAAGCTGCAGCGCCATGCCGCGTACCGCCGCCTTGTTGTCGTGGGCGTGCGGGTTGTTGCCGGGGTTGGAGAAACGCCCGACGACCGGCGTCGACGCCTGGGCAAACACGCGCGCGACCGACAGCCGGGCCGCGTCCGGCGTGGGCGCGAAGCTGCCGACGAAGCACACGCCTTTTGCGTGGGCGCGCCGGAAGCCTGGCGGCGCCGGGCCGGAGGACTCGGCGGTGTCGACCATGGTCTGCGGCGTCAGCCGGCTGCTGCCGAACCAGCCGCCGACCCATGCGAACAGCAGGATCAGCGTCAATACGATGAGGGCGATGGGCAGGAGCAGAAGCGGAGAGCCTCGGCGTGGGTGGGGTGTCGGATCGGGAATCACGTTGATGACGGATCAGGATGAACGAACCGCTATTATCCATGGCGGCGGATTCCGCTGCACGCCGCCAGCGCCGGCGGGTATCCGCTCGCCCCCGCGCTGGCGCATCAGCCGCGCGCTCGTGGCCGTGCTCGGGCCTTCTACATCAGGGAAGCGCCGGCTGTGCGTTGTCGAGGTAGAGCTTTTCCGTCGCTTTCTTCAGCTCGGCATGTGGCAGGAACTGATCCGAGATGGTCAGGATGGCGTGCAGGTTGTTCTTCAATTTTTCCAGCTCGATCGGCCCTGACTGTATCGCTGTCTGCAACAGGTGAATGGCCATGTCCGCCAGCAGCAAACGCTGTTTCTCCATCCAGTCGACCGGCATGTCCCTGGCAGCCGGGTGGCTCAGGTAAGCCTGCTCGACCACTGCGTGGATGTCCCAGCCCATCCGCTTGAGCGCATTGCGCACTTCCTCATCCATATCTGCTCCTGATGGCGAACTCCGGCATGGCCGGAGCCCTGGCGCCCCGCGACGGCCGGCCGCCGCGGGGCGGCGGCTATCACGCCTTGTACTTCACCGAGCAGCCATAGGGCCGCGTCACCGCCTGCGCCACCTCGGCGCCCTTGAGCACCGATTCCATCGCGGTCTTGAACAGCGGATCGGCCTTGGCGATGTCGTCGGTCTTGGTCGAGGGGATGCTGTCGATCCCGCCCGCGTAGCGCAGCACGCCCTTGGCGTCGATCACGTACATGTGCGGCGTAGTGCGCGCGTCGTAGGCCTTGCCGATCGTGCCCTGCGGGTCGAGCAGCACGGCGGCCGGCGCGGCGCCCCGGCTGGCGGTGAGCTCGTCGGCCTTGGCGCCCGCCACGTGGCCTTGCTCGCCCGGCGCGGACGAGATCACGCTCAGCCACACCACGCCCGCATCCTTGGCCTGCTTCTGCAGGGTCTGCATGTTGGACGACTTGTAGTGCTTCTGCACGTAGGGGCAATCGTGGTTGGTCCATTCCAGCACCACGACCTTGCCCTTGAAGTCGGACAGCTTGTGCTGCTTGCCCTTGCTGTCGACTGCCGTGAATTCGGGCGCCGGCTGGCCGACCGTGGGCGCGGCCAGCGCATGTGCGGAGGACAGCAGGCCGGCCCCGGCCAGGGCTGCCGAAACGAGGGTGGTGCGCAGGACTGCGCGGCGAGTGAGACGGTTCATGGGATCCCTTTCCAAAGAGTGGTTGGCAGACACGATTGCACTACTCCCGCAATGCCTCGGTGACGATGGTCTGGGTCAGCACCGGCGGCAGGACCACCGGGTCCTTGCCCGGCGGGTAGAACACGTAGAAGGGCAGGCCGTCGCGCCCGAAACCGCGCAGGAAGGCCGTGATGGCGGGGTCGCGCTGGGTCCAGTCGCCCTTCATGTAGACCACCTCGCGCGCGCGCATCGCATCCTGCACGGCGGCGGTCGAGAGGGTGGTGCGCTCGTTGACCAGGCAGGTGATGCACCAGGCCGCGGTCATGTTGACGAACACCGGCTTGCCCTCGGCGCGCAGGGCCGCCAGGCGCTCGGCGCTGTAAGCCTCGGCCACTTGCGCGCTGGCCGTGGAAGCGGCCGTGGAAGGCGCGGGCGCCTGCGCCTGGGCCGCGTGCAGGCCTGGCACCAGGCCGGCCAGGGCGGCCGTGGCGGCCAAAGCGAAGCCGCGCGGCCACCAGACGCGCTTGACGCCATGCTGGCCGAGGCCCACCAGCCAGGCCACCAGGCCGACCAGCACCGCGCCCGCCAGCGCCAGGCGCAGGCCCGCTTCGCCCGCCTGCTGGGCCAGCACCCACAGCAGCCAGGCCGCCGTCGCGTACATCGGGAAGGCCATGGCCTGGCGCAGGCGCAGCATCCAGGGGCCGGGGCGCGGCAGGCGGCGCGCCAGCGCCGGGAACAGGCCGAGCAACAGGAAGGGCAGGGCCAGTCCCAGGCCCATGCAGGCGAACACCACGATGCTGAAGGCCGCCGGCGCGGCCAGGGCGGTGCCGATGGCCGCGCCCATGAAAGGCGCGGTGCAGGGCGTGGCCACCACCACCGCCAGCAGGCCGGTGAAGAAGCTGCCCGCATGGCCCTGGCGCGCGGCCGGTCCTTCGCCGGCGCCGGCGAGCGAGGCGCCCACCTCGTACACGCCCGAGAGATTCAGGCCGATCGCCAGCATCAGCCAGCACATCGCCGCCACGAACACCGGCGACTGGAACTGGAAGCCCCAGCCGACCGCGCTGCCGCCGGCGCGCACCGCGAGCAGGGCAGCGGCCAGCAGCATGAAGGCCGTCAGCACCCCGAGGGTGTAGAACACGCCGGACAGGCGCACCGCGCGCCGTTCGCCGCCCGACAGGCCGGCCAGGGCGGTGGCCTTGATCGCCAGCACCGGGAACACGCAGGGCATCAGGTTCAGGATCAGGCCGCCGGCGAAGGCGAACAGCGCGGCCTGCCAGAGGGGCAGGGGCGCGTCGGCCTGAGAGTCCGCCAGCGCCGGCGTCCCTGGCGTCCCGGCAGCGGCGGCCGGCGCCGCCACGGCGGCGGGTTCGAGCGCGAACCAGCGCTTCTGGCCGCCGCCGTCGACGATGGCCAGCAGGCCGGGCGCCGGGCCGGAGCGGTAGCCCTGGCCCCTGGGCAGGGCCAGGCGCAGCACCCCGTCCTCCAGCTTGAGGGGCTGCTCGGCGACGTGGTCGACCACGCCCCAGTTCTCGGGGAAGTACAGTGCCGAACGTACCGACTGCGGCGAGATGCCGGCGCCTTCGACGCGCAGCTCGAGGGTCTTGTCGCCCACGGCCAGGCTGCTGTTCCAGGGAGAGGCCTGGGGCCGGCGCGCATCGGCGATCGCGAAGGCCGCGCGGACTTCTTCGTTGGCGGGACGGGCCGCGGCCTCCACCGGCAGGCGCAGGACGAACTTGCCTTCCTCGGGGATGCATTCCTTCTCGCACACCACCCAGTCGGCGCTGGCCTCGATCGCCAGCGAGCTGCCGGGGCGGGCGTCCTTCGGCACCGTGAACGACATCGGGAACACGATCTCGTTCTCGTAACCGTAGCTCGCCACCGGCCCGATGATGAAGCGCTCGGGGCCGGGCCAGACGATGGCGCCGACCGCCGCGCCCTGCGGCAGCTTGAAGTCGATGTTGGGCGGCGAGCCGGCGTCGCCCGGGTTCTTCCAGTAGGTGTGCCAGTGCGGCGCGAGGCGCTGGCGCAGGCCGATGCGCAACTCCTGGCCAGGGCTGACGGCGGCATGGTCGCTGACCAGGGACACGGTGGCGCGCGGACTGCGCACCACATCGCTTTCCGCGCCCTGTGCCGGCGTAAATACGGCCGATGCCAATACGGCCAGTGTCAATACAAATGGCGTCAATACAGCCCGCGTCAATACGGCACGCGCGCGACGCAGGTGATCGGAGAGGGCAGGAAGAAGTGTCGGCATGCGTGCTGGCGGCTGGAAGTGGGCGGGCTCTTACACGTCGAATGGTTCGCCTTATCCTAGACCAAATTGCCCGCCTCGCATAGCACCCATGCGCGGCTCAGCGCGACGAAACGAAGACAGTGTTCGATTGCGGCGGGATGGCGAAACTGGCGCGCATGCGCCGCACTTCCTGGGCCGGCGAGAGCCCGAACAGGCGCTTGAATTCGCGCCCGAACTGCGAGGCGCTCTCGTAGCCGACTTCCGCCGCCGCGGCCGCCGCGGTCCTGTCATGGCGCAGCATCAGCATGCGCGCCTGGTGCAGCCGGATCGACTTGATGTACTGGATCGGCGTGGTGTCGGTGACCTTCCTGAAGTGGTGATGGAAGGTCGGCACGCTCATGTTCGCCTGCGCGGCCAGTTCCTCCACCGTGAGCGCCTCGGCGTAGGCGGCGTGGATGCGCCTCAGGGTCTTGAAGATGCGGCCGAAGCGCCCCTCCTGGGCCAGGGCGGCGCGCAGCGCCCCGCCTTGCGCGCCGCTCAAGACCCGGTAGTAGATCTCGCGCAGCAGTCCCTCGCCCAGGATCGCGATCTGCGGCGGGTCGGCCAGCGCCTGCACGAAGCGCAGCACGCTCATGCCGAAGGCCTCGTCGATGGGCGTGGAAAACATGCTGCGCGCCGGCGCGCTCGTGGGCCCGCCGGTCTCCTCGAGCCGGGCCAGCAGCTCGGCCGCGAGCCGGAAGTCGAGCTGCATGTAGATCGCCAGCAGCGGCTCGTCGGCGCTGGCTTCGGTTTCCATCGTGAACGGCACCGGCGCGGCCACCGCCAGGTAGTGCTGGGCGTCGTAGCGGTAGATCTCGCCGCCGAAGTAGCCCTGCTTGCGGCCCTGGCAGACGATCACGATGCCGGGCGAGTAGAGCACCGGCGTGCGCTCCAGCGAACGGTCCGAGCGCAACAGGCGCACGTCGGGCAGGGCGGTCAGGTTATAGCCCTCGAGCGGGCAGAGGGAGCGCATCAGGGCGATGGTCTGGTCGCGGACGTTCATAGGATCAGGCTAGAAATCGACGTTTTTAGGGCTCAGCAAGCCGGCTTGCGCAGAATATCATGCGGTCCATCGAAGACAGAGGAGGAAGCATGAGCAAACTGATCCTGATTACCGGCGCGAGCAGCGGCTTCGGCCGCGCCCTGGCCGAGGCGGCCCTGGCGGCCGGCCATGCCGTGGCCGGCACGGTGCGCGGCGAGGCGGCGGCGCGGGCCTTCGCGGCCCTGCATCCCGGGCGCGCCCATCCCCAGCTGCTGGACCTGAGCGACGGCGCCGCCATCGGCGAGCTGGTGGCCGGCGTCGAGGACCGGCTGGGGCCGATCGACGTGCTGGTCAACAATGCCGGCTATGGCCACGAAGGCGTGCTGGAAGAGTCGCCGCTGGACGAGATGCGGCGCCAGTTCGAGGTCAACGTGTTCGGGGCGGTGGCGCTCATCAAGGCGGTCCTGCCGGGCATGCGTCGGCGCCGCGGCGGCCACATCGTCAACATCACTTCCATGGGCGGCAGCATCACCATGCCGGGCATCGCCTACTACTGCGGCAGCAAGTTCGCCCTGGAAGGCATCTCGGACACCCTGAACAAGGAGCTGGCGCCCTTCGGCATCGCGGTGACGGCGGTGGCGCCGGGGTCCTTTCGCACGGACTGGGCCGGCCGCTCGATGGTGCGCAGTCCGCGCAGCATTCCCGACTACGACGCCAGTTTCGGGCCGGTGCGCCAGGCGCGCGAGGACAAGCACGGCAAGCAACTGGGCGACCCGGCCAAAGCGGCCCAGGCGATCCTGCGCCTGATCGACAGCCCCAGGCCGCCCGCCCACCTGCTGCTGGGCAGCGACGCCCTGGCCCTGGTGCGCCAGGGCCTGAGCGAGCGCCTGGCGGAGATCGACGCCTGGGAAGCGCTGACTCTTTCCACCGATGGCTGACGGGGTGGGAAGCCGCTGGATGTGACGAGCATCACAAATTTCTTGACCTT
Coding sequences within:
- a CDS encoding protein-disulfide reductase DsbD translates to MVRSPRATVSLVSDHAAVSPGQELRIGLRQRLAPHWHTYWKNPGDAGSPPNIDFKLPQGAAVGAIVWPGPERFIIGPVASYGYENEIVFPMSFTVPKDARPGSSLAIEASADWVVCEKECIPEEGKFVLRLPVEAAARPANEEVRAAFAIADARRPQASPWNSSLAVGDKTLELRVEGAGISPQSVRSALYFPENWGVVDHVAEQPLKLEDGVLRLALPRGQGYRSGPAPGLLAIVDGGGQKRWFALEPAAVAAPAAAAGTPGTPALADSQADAPLPLWQAALFAFAGGLILNLMPCVFPVLAIKATALAGLSGGERRAVRLSGVFYTLGVLTAFMLLAAALLAVRAGGSAVGWGFQFQSPVFVAAMCWLMLAIGLNLSGVYEVGASLAGAGEGPAARQGHAGSFFTGLLAVVVATPCTAPFMGAAIGTALAAPAAFSIVVFACMGLGLALPFLLLGLFPALARRLPRPGPWMLRLRQAMAFPMYATAAWLLWVLAQQAGEAGLRLALAGAVLVGLVAWLVGLGQHGVKRVWWPRGFALAATAALAGLVPGLHAAQAQAPAPSTAASTASAQVAEAYSAERLAALRAEGKPVFVNMTAAWCITCLVNERTTLSTAAVQDAMRAREVVYMKGDWTQRDPAITAFLRGFGRDGLPFYVFYPPGKDPVVLPPVLTQTIVTEALRE
- a CDS encoding cytochrome b, which translates into the protein MSRPSHFNLPARVLHWSMAAAILAMLFVGAAMVVSLRHRELLLDLHRPLGLLILVLAVVRLINRWRNPPPPLPADLPRIQALAATASHWLLYALMLAMPLVGWAMLSAGAYPVTVVDGLHLPPILPHDAVLYGVLRPLHRVLAYLLFFTIMAHLGAALYHLWIRRDGVFEQMAQGGEKGE
- a CDS encoding catalase family peroxidase; protein product: MTLILLFAWVGGWFGSSRLTPQTMVDTAESSGPAPPGFRRAHAKGVCFVGSFAPTPDAARLSVARVFAQASTPVVGRFSNPGNNPHAHDNKAAVRGMALQLKTDDGEEWRLAMNSFPFFASSTPEGFQALNAARLPDPATGQPDPGKMKAVLARYPEIANFMAWSKSARASDSFANTRFNGVNAFFLTGADGMARAVRWSMRPHAAFAAADPAQLAAADRDFLAADLERRLAQGPLKWDMVMQFAAPGDPIEDPSKPWPDSRPETVMGTLTMTRAEAQANGPCLDLNFDPLILPKGIVASGDPVLHARSSVYSVSFNRREREVSQGARVEGNAR
- a CDS encoding oxidoreductase, whose amino-acid sequence is MSKLILITGASSGFGRALAEAALAAGHAVAGTVRGEAAARAFAALHPGRAHPQLLDLSDGAAIGELVAGVEDRLGPIDVLVNNAGYGHEGVLEESPLDEMRRQFEVNVFGAVALIKAVLPGMRRRRGGHIVNITSMGGSITMPGIAYYCGSKFALEGISDTLNKELAPFGIAVTAVAPGSFRTDWAGRSMVRSPRSIPDYDASFGPVRQAREDKHGKQLGDPAKAAQAILRLIDSPRPPAHLLLGSDALALVRQGLSERLAEIDAWEALTLSTDG
- a CDS encoding AraC family transcriptional regulator; this translates as MNVRDQTIALMRSLCPLEGYNLTALPDVRLLRSDRSLERTPVLYSPGIVIVCQGRKQGYFGGEIYRYDAQHYLAVAAPVPFTMETEASADEPLLAIYMQLDFRLAAELLARLEETGGPTSAPARSMFSTPIDEAFGMSVLRFVQALADPPQIAILGEGLLREIYYRVLSGAQGGALRAALAQEGRFGRIFKTLRRIHAAYAEALTVEELAAQANMSVPTFHHHFRKVTDTTPIQYIKSIRLHQARMLMLRHDRTAAAAAAEVGYESASQFGREFKRLFGLSPAQEVRRMRASFAIPPQSNTVFVSSR
- a CDS encoding redoxin domain-containing protein, translated to MNRLTRRAVLRTTLVSAALAGAGLLSSAHALAAPTVGQPAPEFTAVDSKGKQHKLSDFKGKVVVLEWTNHDCPYVQKHYKSSNMQTLQKQAKDAGVVWLSVISSAPGEQGHVAGAKADELTASRGAAPAAVLLDPQGTIGKAYDARTTPHMYVIDAKGVLRYAGGIDSIPSTKTDDIAKADPLFKTAMESVLKGAEVAQAVTRPYGCSVKYKA